AAGCAGGGCAGCTCTGGCCAGAGTTCGAAGAGACCTGTTTGGGCCCGTGGACCACGCGGCGGCTCGCGCCCTCGCCGAAAAGGAGCTCAGGGCCCAATCCATCCTGGATGCAGAAAGATGGGGTTTTGACTTTCGCCTCGAAGTTCCAGTTCCTAAGGACAACGCACGTTACGAGTGGGAAGTCCTCTCTTCGCAAGATGTGGTCCCGGAACCCTACGCGCTCCGAGGCATGCCCTACTTGAGAAATCATGCGCCCGGAACGCCGAGGAAATCAAGTTCGCCGAGGAGTGTTCACCAGGAGACGAAGAAGTTTGTAACATCGACGCCGATCGCGAGCTTCTCCGAGCAGGCCGAAAGAACTCCGCCCCAGGACAATAGGGTTCCCGAGATCGGTGAAACCACCCTCGAAATCACTGAAGTCACGACCGAAATCACAGAAATTTGCTATCCGAACTGCATCCAGGAACCTGTCACCCGTGTCCTTAACAACAGTTCGAGAAAACAAAGTACCATCACCggtaagaaaatttttactttttcatctatttttcctcggttgagtttttattttcaagcaaattttcgaaaattatacatatattattttttgtaaacaaagttttttctaagtaatttaggtttgaataaaaaatcagaattttagttttaatcgaAACCTGAAGATCAGAAATACAAaccatttttcttctaaaaaaacttcttagaaatttgcagaaatttattttctttgctgcgatttttgccaattttgaattatttccaagAAACGGTGATTTGTTCTAGTCagcaaaatttgtgaaatatttctttaaagttctATTTATAATCCCAATGCAGTAAATATAGTGGTAtcacttttgaaaatattactttaaaataaatttttatattctatttttttaatattttcatggttttgtagtatttttaattttcaatgaataaactTGCTACATATTTCCATTGCACATTTCCATAAGAAAGCGAAACCAAGAAGTTAAAAGTATATTATTCATAAAACAAGAAAGGATTTGTTTATACAGCTTGGGAAACACTTTCCATCAATATGTCATGtcagatttaatttgaaaaaaattttagtttccacTAACTTTTTTAAGAAGCCTTTCgctttatttttgtattgttccACAGATAATAAATTTCGCAAGAGTTGTGATAATGTTTGGACAAGTTCAgtatttatttaccaaaaactATGCTCAATCACTTTTGCAAATTAGGCTCGCTTGCTTGCTTTCGCTCGATTATCGGttcattcaaccaaatattgttcTAAGCGTCGGAAGCATGCAGCTTTAAAAATGAGGCAGtgtttcacatattttttatgttttcttgttttattttccaATACAAGATATTAAAGCTACTTAATAAGCGTGgtgcgaaaaaaaaatttcgaaactgaATACGCACATTAGTTATACTTTTTAAGTCAATAACATTTATTTACAGGCTGATATGATTTAGTGGTCCCATATTAAAGTTTCGTTCTTATATAATATGCCATAAGGTTTTAAATTGCAGTGAATTAAACCATAACGTACCGACAATTTAGTGAGATTTTTTGGTCTTCTAAAATGAATCACCGTACTttctacttttaattaaattcctttgtttctttttctttctaagCTTGCGCGTTAGTCAATGCATTCTTGAACCGTTTATGACTATTTTTACGTTCTCTTTATCGGACTTGCTTCTTAGGTTGTTATTGTTAAGAACAGACCTTACGATTCCAAAAAGAAACTATTGCAGCATAATTTTCTTATCGGTCGTAAAAAATGGCGTAAAATTAAAGCGGGATAAATCATTATTAATGAAGACCTAACTAATTTCAGAGAGAAATacctacttttacaaataataattaattttccctTTTCGTAGGATAAATAGCATCAAATTTGAtcactttttttttcataaatattcgaAGTAGAAATTAAGCCGAGTCATTGAGACACGTTTCGATCCAATGGAACTCGTTTGTTCTATCTTTCGAAATAAAGTCAAGGTTCACGATATATGAGGATAGTCAGAGTTTGCAGCGCTCGATATATTGCATGTACAAGACACGATTTGTCGAGTAAAATGGTCTGCAATATTAACCTCGAAGGagtcttttttctttctttcaataaatattattttccttatttttgctatcagtttctttatatattttttaacttcatcTGCAACCCACGTTTGATAGACACCTCTGCACCGCTTGAAAGATAACCAGTAGAACATAAAAAAGCATCTTGACACGTATAAAAAATCGCGATATTGATAAATATCTATCTCAAAATCCAGGTCCTACCTCACTTATTTTCTGCTGAACGTCCTCCCACATGAAGGCCAAACATTCTATACGTTTAAGcctgattattttttgttaaaaacaaaaaaaaaacacttgagaATTTACCGTCTACATGCAACGAATTCTCTCAATAATCCTAAAAGTATTAGAGGAAATGAAATTCGCTAACAAATTTGTGTTGGCCTTAATGCAAAATCACTTAAATTATCTCTGAACCTATAAGTTCAGGGCctgtagattttttttcttttattgatgaACTCGTTCTACAAAgatgttggatttattttacgAGTTTTATTGGGAGTCGAGCCTCCAGTTGTTTCGAGTCGAAGAAGAAGACCGATTCGTCATTAGATTCTGATTGGTTCTACACCTTTTGAACGGCCATCTTGCTACCCCCAGCCTTTCATTCCCCCTCGTTTATTATTATTCCGCGTGCACACCACCCACGCGACGCAACTATTTCTGGCCATGACACGTTGAGCATCCCGCTTAGAGCGTGCGTATAAATCCTCGCTGTATTTACTTATACATACATTCAGGCGACGTTCAAACACGCAATGCCAGTGTTTACATTTCAACGTATGAAGCagacttttcaccaaaaaaaaagcagaagcaaaaagaaactaaaatgcaTTCTCAGCAAGCTGCTTGCACTTTTGTTCGCAACGGAGAACAAAAACCTATTACTCCTtcataaacaacaaaaaactgacGATACCGTGGGgtgagaaaacaattttttgcgaAACAAACATAATTTAGCGAACGGTCGTAAATAGAAATTGCAGTTTCAAAAGCTCTCCCTGGTGTAGTTTATCACCCCAAAAGCAAAATTTATATCCGACAACTCCATTGAGAGATAGACTCACTTTTGGGTTTGGCACAATTGTCTAATTAGCCGTCAGAAGCGTTTCAAAATTATGACCTCGATTACGACACTCTTACCTTTGCGTTCGATCGAGCAGAAAGTATTGGCAGCGTAAAGAGAAAAGGGGAAAAACTCTGCCGGCAAATTGAGGCGAGTTGAAGAGGGTGAGAAGAATGGGGAAAATGATTCGTTATTGGCAAAATCGCTGGGACTCTTGAGTGTAAATTACACGTAGGAAATTCTGGTGGTAGTGTATAGGGGTCGTGGACTCGTGGCGTTTTCGTAACGTACTTTATTAATGAGAAGGCAGTCAGCTGTTACCCCCCccatctatatatatatattggggGGGGGGTTGCTGCCCTCGCACTTTTGCACCCCCGTGACGAGCCTCCCCTCTGTCCCCTCGAGAATTATCCTATGTACCGAGCATGGGGGTATCAGCTGTTCCTACAACGCTACACACTGGGGTGGGATTTCGACAGAATGGCATTTAAAATCAGAAGGGAGTTAAAGCCaccgtctgtctgtctgtgtgttGTGGCTTGTCGAAATGGCCGGTAGCATTAGTTGCAACCTTGTAAAGATGTGTCCAGTGATAGAAGAATTTATGCGTTCAACAGTTCTTATCTCGACGTTTCGAATGTATAATCAGACGAGGAAGGAGAACGTCCATTGGTCTTCCGTTTGAAATGCCAAGGTTCGAAATATAAAAAACGCCTCCAACAAGAGCCATTTTCAGAGATGTTGCTTCCTTAGCATCTTTTTTACATATTGCCAAACACAATCCTCTTCTTTTAGCGAAGTATATCGAGAAAAAACCGTTGACTTCTGCTCGTGTTTGCAGAAGGTATTTGAAgccacaaatatttgaaattgacacCCCATAAATATTTTACTGGACCAGCTAATCTGTTATATTTACCTAAAGTCCGAATTTGACCATTTCAGAGCAGAAATCTTGAATTTATATTGATCTCTTGATTTGCCGATGACCTTAATAAACACGTAATCCGGAAGCCGAGTGACAAATGACTCTTTGCGTTTCGGTTAAAGGGCCTAAATGCCCAAAGCGATTGTCAAGTCTGCCAGAGAAGGCCCCCCCCTGTCTTTGGGGGCTCTCGGGAGGCGGTGTGAATTTACATGTGGGTTAGAATAGGGGGATTCGCATCAGAAGAGCGTCAAGGGTCATCGTATGGATTCTTCCTCcctttcctctctctctctctctctccctccccCTCGTATTTTCGAGTTGTCGCGTGCGCAGAAAATCGACAAGGGTTAGTAAAATACATACAACAGATGTTGCCGaaatttacttgaaatgttaTCGCGGAGATGGGGgtacatattatattttatttaacgcGCTAAGTTTCTGAGCGATGACGCAGATGCTCTCAAGCATTGAATAATTGAATACATGCATATGCAAGGGTCATGCAACGATCGTTCATGATGGAGAGAGTACACGTCATGAGTTCAGAGACACATccacaataaaaataatgatgatCTTGATAGTCACGAACGGAGGTAGATTTCGATTCCCTGATTGAGTGCTTGTATTTTGATGGCTCGTGCCATATGTGAATTCAAGAATGACAAGAGatttgaaatttgtgaatttgCTCTTCAATCAAATTCCATTATTATTTTGCAAGTCGTTTGAGACACGGTGCTCGAGGTGCACTTTATGGTAAGCTGTTTAATGGACCCGATGAGAATTCGCATAAATAGCGCATAtcatttatgtttcaaaaatgcGAGAGGTGTTTTCTTGAAAACACTTGTCTgggagaatattttttataattttcttttcaagtaaataatttgaagttctgAATTGGTTGCGTTGTTTGGCTGGAAAATAATGCCTTTTATCGGTATATTGCACTGAAAAAGCGCGGTTATCTCGTGAGATTTTATTGGCATTCGTGTACGAGGTCAAGTATACTGCACGGCCGAGCGATTAACATAATCATAACCATAATTGAAGATAGAGCGGCTTTGTTCGCGTGCTAAAAACCTTGTTCTTGATAGTTCCAGAAAGAAGAGCGTTTTGTTAGGGCTTTTTTTTAGTCAGAAATAATATGTATACGTTTAAGGGTTTTGTGGTGGTGCCACTATTCGGTAACGTCATTGTACTTTTGTGATGTTCTTCAGGCAGAGGTAGGATTCTTAAATGCTCAAGATTTGATGTGGAGCAAATGCTCTCGAAATTATGCGCAGTATACAATACGCTCGAACAGggcatatactttttttaattacagagtTGTTCAAGATTGGTTAATGCCAGATTCAGGGACAACCTGtttcgaaaaactaaagtttAAGTTCATTTTAGTATTGTGGTTTAAAAtcacaactatttagttaaattaaactgtttacttggaagtggaactactttgttaaaaattaatttatttagttgattatttatcattttagtcgacaaaccttttttttaattcaaaattaaaatattttgttgaaaataatgttttttagttaaaaattcaaatattttgataaaaattctgtatttcattgaaagttcgaATTTGTGGGGGAATATTTGAGTTTTTTAGTAACtaatatttctttttggttgaaaattcttttaaaaatacaaatatttggttgaaaattcatgtggtttggtaaaaattcatcttattatttgaaaattgatcgccgaaaaatttatttttttcatcgaaatttaatcttcttggttaaaaaataatttctgtggttgaaaatttattttacttaccaaaaattgaagaattttattttttgtagaaaatttatttcgtgaaaattttacctttttttgatagaaatatattggttgttaaaaatttacttttctaattgtCAATATAACCATTCtagtttttgattgtaaattatcttttttacatgaaaatacataaattttattgaaGCTGTATCATTTTgggagaaaattcgtcttgataGAATTATattggttgttaaaaatttacttttctaattgtCAATAGAACCATTCtagtttttgattgtaaattatcttttttacatgaaaatacataaattttattgaaGCTGTATCATTTtgggagaaaattcgtcttttgggtttaaaattgaattattttgttgagaattaatttttctaacgtccaataataaaattatgcaaaatcctgttacataaaacaagaatccaacgaccaaatttggacaacgaaAAATCCTATTtacatctgaaaaaaaaaacaaatagaattttcgggcaataataaaaaagaggaaaatttccgaaaattttatttgttttttgttttttttttttcagattacaataggattttttgtttttgtttgttcgttgtggtcgaaatttgttcgttggattcttgttttatttaacaggattttacataatttgagttaaaaattgatttttcatgttaaaaatatatcttttgatttgaaaattcaacgaaaaagtgttaagatattttttgcattatattattaattttctaggtgtTATGGTTGGTTTTAtacttcttttataatttaaatcagGTGCCCTTTCCAATTTGAAGAGAATCCATTTTCCCGCGAAAttgtaataattcaattattattaataaagctagaaaataagattttttttgtttaaatcctaattaaaaattgctaTAATTGCTCGTTAAATAATTCTCTTTAGAGCACTAGACAGAGGGTTAAATAAAATTTCGTGCTTTTTTTTCTCGAAACCCTTAATGAATGATGCATTTCTTATTTGTTTGTTGCAGCATTTATGAAGAGTCGCAAACGCGCGATAATCACTACCAAGATGCCTGAGCCACCCGAGAAGGTTGCCCGCAACGCAGGTCAAATAAGAAGCTAAGCGGCGGCAAACAGCAGTAGCAGCGCGAGGTCCTTTGGCTGTGCCATCATTCACTTAGATATCCTCCTGACACAAGCGAGCGCGTCCACTCTCTCCCGATGAAAAATTCTTGTCTTGAATCaagatttttcgaaatcttttctcgttttttttttttttgagagacaagtttttttttgtttttttttttttcgggtGAGCAGTAGTCGATTACGAGAGGAAGATCGAGAGAGCAAATCAGCGAACGCATTTGTGTGTGATTTCGGTGTAAGTGAGAGAAAAAGCTTTAGATTTAAAATCCCCTCCTCGATTCAATCGAGATTATTTTCTCGTCCTCTAGGTAGAAAATACTGTTGTGTTTGGGTGTAAGTTGTGTCAAAATTGATTGTAATATATAGTGTTTCCTTTCTTTTTTGGTCCCTCAATCAGgagtacttttttttttactaaaaaaaggcagAAATGAAATATCATCCAATTGGTAATTGTAGACACGCGCGCGAATATATGAGAGTGTATATTCGAGAAGAGTATATCATCGTCGAGAAGGACGTGCGAACGCAGATTAGATTAAGTAATTGAATATAAGGCAAAGAAGAAGAAGagtatattattgtattttttatcgcGTCTGCTCCTCCTGCTGGCCCATGGATTTTGGTCGAGAGTAGCGATCACGGTGTTTTTATTTGCCCCGAAGCCTGATTTATTAATTAGGTGAAAGGAGACGTTTACGCGGGAACGGGAATTGGGGGAAAGAAGGAAAGTggggtttgaaaaattttcctagTCTCGACGATGCCTTGATGATAGACTTTTTTTTTTCCTTGAGAGCCTCGTCGAGATATTTGAATCTGatcgaatttaaaatcaaattatcgCGCCAGTCGCGACGTTTTTAACCTTGCGATTGGCGCAATgagtttggaaatttttacaaCTAAATTTGGTGAGAAAGAGTTGTCGGAAGTCGCGGGAGATTTGGTGAGAAATAATAAGTGTCGCGGGCGTCTCATTTTTCCTAGATCTCTCATCGAATTGACTAATTTTTCTCCCCTCAaagctgattttgaattaaattcaagaaaaatatgattgaaaatttgccaaaaaaaagtctatttttataaatttttattttaaaaaatttgaagaaaaaaaatcattgaaaatcaagttttattgtctttttaaaaaattcacttctttcgaCCCGTTTCCGCCTAGATTATTTtgttattgttctttttttttttgttcttgtgaAAATCAATCGTGAGAAGTTCCTGGTGAATTCGAAGaagtcttttttttctctctctggGCCGCAGTCTCAtgtgaaaatgttgtttttgcactttcctttgaaaataatttgagcGTTTTTTTGGTTGTTGTTGGGAAACAGAAAAAAAAGGGACTTGTTTGAGTGACAGGCCAGATGTTAAACGAATCGAACGAATGTTGGAACGtacttcctcttttttttttggtttttaaaatcgttttgcgTTGCGCGAACAGAGAAAATAAGGTCAATCAATTCtgtacaaatttcttaaacaaatctgatgaaaaataaatttccagagtGCACTATGCAACAATtgtcttatgattttttttacaatagttgAATACTTTTCGTGTGTCCCACTTATGCAGTCTTTAATGTTTATTCCTAGAATTCTGCCGTTATTTCCATGTGTTTCGCtactttcttttttattgttttttttttgtattatttttgttgttttgagaTTATAGTCCAAAAATACGACTGGTGGTTACAAGCTATTTTTTCAGGATCGTCTCCCACGGCGGATCGTATAGAGTGCAGAACGGGAAAAAATAGCCGGTGAGTTGGGGTAAAGTGTTGggtaatcaaaaaaaaaaaaaaaaaaaaaaaaaatgagaaacattttgcagttttttcctttttttaaaaaaaaaaccagcgGCTATTTTTTCCTGTCTTGAATAAATATCGTAGGAAAATCGACGAGAGAAGGGAAGGCAGACGAAACTTAGAAAATTGTAACACCTATTTGAATTAAACGATTTTCCTGCATTTCGTCGCAATCCGTATCACGCCGACTGTGACAAAAGACGATCAATATTTCCCGCTGAACGTCGCTTTGCGCTCGATTTCGGAAGTGATTAGAAAAAACAACTTCCGGAAGTTGCGCGGAACGACGTCATCGCGAAAAAGGTCGTCAataggaaatgaaaaaaaatagcataaagcaaaaaaaaactacgTCTTATGTAACCCTGTGATGTATTAGTATGATCTCAGTAAACATAACTTAGTgtgtaatttttaatgtgtaaTTAGAATTAACCGATAGCGTTACATAGAGCAGAATTTTGGAAACAGagagatatattattataataatgtggAGTGTGTGCAAGAGATGGAGTGTGAGAAAATAAAATGATTGAGAGAGAGATTGAGTGCGAATGAATTACAATGATAAATGTGGGGCAACAGAGCAAGCACCCAGTGAATTTGGAGTTGCGCATCGGAAAATGTGTAACGACAATATTATgtataaactataataatttgtAAGAGAGtctaaaaacactaacataaatAAGGAAATTCGATGCTATTGTTTAgtataaagtttattaaaaaagatgaacataattttttctgtctttttatttatcaaccttggttttttttcttttcttttagttatagttttagaatttttcgaaggTAATTAAAGTATAATGAGAAACAGGAGAgccgaaaacattttttgaaaatgcggcCCAACAGATGTGGACTGACTATACTCTGAActtatttttaagcaagaagattaatttgctacgaaaaaagacgaacttttaacaaacgttcattttcaacgaaaaagttgaattttcgacaagaaaaattCTTGCaatcaattcaaaaaatgaattttcaggtgtaaaaaaatcaatctttcaaagaaaaaggattttttttaacaaaacacttgaatgtttaactacattcttgaattttcaaccgagatcactaattttctacagaaatagaagaatttttcacaaaatacatttatttcgaaaaaattagctttattttcaaataaaaaaagattctttttgaagcaatttaagaaaaagaggaattctcaaaTGAATTTCCCAGcgagattgattttttaacagataagacgaattttgaacaatacagtttattttcaaccgaatagttaaattttaatttaaacaaattttttatccaaaaatggaatggtaaggtttttcaataaaaaaaataatttgaccaaaaaaaggggatttttgaacaaataattttccacataatacatttattttcaacagaatagttgaattttcaaattaaaaaaacaaaatattacaattttcaacttacttttcagccaaatagttgaattttcataaaataaaaaggaattatctAAAAGtggaacagtgaaattttcataaaatagtgaatttccattaaaatatttaaaaattttcaagcaagattaatttttttaacaggaaaggAGAATTTAcctcaaaatacatatattttcaaccaaaaaaaagtttattaaagcaaataataaaattttcaactggatgtgagtttaaaaaaaaagacatctccaacaataaaaaggaatttttaagaaagtttgattttcaaccaatcagttaagtaaattttcaactaaaaatataaatttataataaaaaatgaaacaattaaattttaaattgaagcaattaagaaagaaagaattttcaagcaagaagattaactttgaaaaaaagttcattttcaaccaaaaagttaatttttaattaaaatttgttttcttcccAAACTGGAGTGGTAAgactttccaataaaaaattaaattggataaaaaacataaatttacaatacaaaatggatcattcaaattttgaattaaaacaacaaattttctgcAGATGGTTAATTTACCatcgaaaaagaattttccaaaaaataaatttatcttaaaaaaattagttgaattttcaaatgaacaatattattttttcactaaaaatacgaattttcaacaaaatattacagtttttaactaaaaaaacgaatttttacaaaaagttcattttcaaccatggatgaattttcaacaaaaataaaggcGTCTccaacgataaaaaaaattaatgaaattaattcaaattctaaTCAAGCAGTTgagtaaatttacaattaaaaatatcaattctgaattgaaacagttataaaattaatgttaaatcaaatagttgaattttcaataaatttttaattaaaaagttcagtttcaatcaaatagttggattttcaattaaaaataaatttgtaaccataaattgaaatggttaaattttcaatgaaaaaaattttttttaccacataaaaacaattttcaaccaaacaagataaattttcaatttaaatgatttctctaacaacaaaaaaaacgaattttcgatacctaaattacttttcaaccaagaagatgatttttctaacagaaaaaacgaatttttaattaaaaatttcggtttcaatcaaatagttggattttaaattaaaaattaatttgtaaacacaaaatgaaattgttaaattttcaatgaaaaaattgatttttcaccacataaaaaacaatttcaacaaaacaagataaatttttaatttaaatgatttttttaacaaacaaaagaaacgaattttcgacaaataaattacttttcaaccaaagaaataaattttgaacctaaatgataaatcttgaactgcAATAGTAAAATTATCAGCTTAAAATAGGTTTTGAACTAAGACCCTAAGTTTACTATACGAAATGAAAGATTcaaatgttgaattaaaatttcagtttgaaaaaagcgaattttccacaaactaaatttattttcaacaaattagttgaattttcaactgaagaaattaattttaattttaaaaaacgagttttcaaagaaatatttatatttccaaccagagatgaaaatttaaacaagtagttaattaaaatttcaacaaaaatatctatatacaataaaaattgaagcagttaaatcagaataaaaaaaatcaattttcaacgaaaaatataaaatttcaatcaagaagaataattttttgatagaaaatgcgaatttttgataaaaaaggtaatttttcagcaaatagttgaattttcaattaaaacaaaattcagccAAAACTGGATTGGttacattttaaattggaaatatttaaaacgaaatatttaaaattgaaacaaaaaaaaatgaatttacaactaaaattatgcatattcaactaaaaaaaagaaatttgcacaatgtagttcaattttaaacaagtagttacttttgcaacaaaaatgatttaattttctagcaagaagatTTATtgtctaccaagaaagacgaatttttaacaaaaacgttcactttcagtcaaatagttgaattttcggcaaaaatacttacatttaaattttagttaaaacaataaatttttaaccacaaaagacgaatttttcattaaaaaaaattaatcttctaacgaaaaaggattttttaacaaaatacttcaatttttaaccaagatctGTCATTTTCTATCATAACtgcgtattttcaacaaattattttaatttttaaccaaatagttgcatttttagcaacaATTTCTTACAgtgaaacaattcaaattttagttaaaacaat
This Belonocnema kinseyi isolate 2016_QV_RU_SX_M_011 chromosome 3, B_treatae_v1, whole genome shotgun sequence DNA region includes the following protein-coding sequences:
- the LOC117170365 gene encoding uncharacterized protein LOC117170365; the protein is MSARVLNPAMMTEMGRNLGGARAAPSRAALARVRRDLFGPVDHAAARALAEKELRAQSILDAERWGFDFRLEVPVPKDNARYEWEVLSSQDVVPEPYALRGMPYLRNHAPGTPRKSSSPRSVHQETKKFVTSTPIASFSEQAERTPPQDNRVPEIGETTLEITEVTTEITEICYPNCIQEPVTRVLNNSSRKQSTITAFMKSRKRAIITTKMPEPPEKVARNAGQIRS